AACGACCGCACGCGGTCCGCCTCACTCGCGCTTCGAGCTTCGTTCGAGAAGATCAAGGCGAGAAGCGACGAGGACGCGGGCCACGAGACGGAGTAGGCGGACGCCGTCGCGCTCGCCCCGGCGAAGGTGACGCTCGCGCCGGCCAGGGAACGCTCGACGAGGGCGACGGGATCTTGCGCGGAAGGGGCGGCGAGGGCGAGCGACGCGGCGGCGAGCATGCACGACGAAGTGACTCTCTTCATGCCTCCAGAACGTCACGCGAACGTGACGGAAAGCTGACCTCGCGGGCGCGTCAAGGCGTGAGGCGGTGACGGTCTCTCGGAAAGGCGCGGGCGAAGCGAACGTTGGCGATGCCGAGAAGCTTCGCGGTGAGACGCTCGGCGCCGATCGCGAACCCGCCGTGCGGCGGCATGCCGTGCTTGAAGACCTCCAGGTAGCCTTCGAAGCCCGCCTCGCTCATGCCGCGCTCCGACAGCGAGCGCTTCAGCATCGCGAGGTCGTGGATGCGCTGCCCGCCTGACGTGATCTCGATGCCGCGGAACAGCAAGTCGAACGAGCGGGTGAAGCCGTCCTCTTCGAAGAAGGCGTAAAAGGGACGGGCGGTCCTGGGATACTTCGTGACGAACACGAAGTCGCTTCCGTACTCTTCGAGGACGTACTGCGAAAACAGCCGCTCCGCCTCGGGATCGAGGTCCTTGCCGCCGACTTGATGGCCGTACTTCTCGGTGACGATGCGCCGCGCTTCCATGAGGGGAATGCGCGGAAAGCGCTCGCCGAGAATCGGCAAGGACGCGCCGAACAAGTCGAATTCCTCTTGGCACTGAGCTTCGAGCCGCTCGACGACGTTGCGCAGCAACGCCTCCTCGACGTCCATCACGTCCTCCTCGGAGTCGATGAAGCCAAGTTCGACGTCGAGCGAGAGGTACTCGTTGAGGTGACGGCTGGTCGCGTGCTCCTCGGCACGGTACACGGGCGCGGTCTCGAAGACCCGCTCGAACACGCCCACCATGATCTGCTTGTAAAGTTGCGGACTTTGCGCGAGGTAGGCGCGCTCGCCGAAGTAGTCGAGCTCGAACAAGTTCGCGCCGCCTTCCGCGCCCGCCGAGACGATCTTCGGCGTGAAGATCTCCGTGAAGCCTTCGCGCGAAAGGTAATCGCGGAAGGCGTCGACGAGCGTCGCTTGCACCTTGAGGGCCGCGCGGTCCTTGAGGCCTCGCACCGTCACGTACCGGTAGTCGAGCAAGGTCTCGGGATTGGCGTGCCACTCCACCTTGTTCATCTCGACGGGCGGCGGCTCGGTCGCTTCCGACAGCACGTGCAAGTTCGACGCCTGCACTTCGAAGCCGCCGGGCGCCTTGGCTTGCCGCACGACCTTGCCGATCACCTCGACGCTGCTCTCGGGCATGGGAAGGTGCGTCTTGGAAAGAACGACTTGCGCGACGCCGCTGCGGTCACGCAGCAGCAGGAACTGAACGCCGCCGAGGTCGCGGCGCGTGTACACGAAGCCGCGCAACTTCACCTGCTGTCCTTCGTGACTTGGAAGTTCCTTGATGAGCACCCTGCTGGCGATCGCCGATCCCGTCATATCTTCACTCCTTAACGAAAACCCCCCGGAGTGGCTCCGGGGGGTTCGCTCGTTCCGCGATACGGCTACGACGCCCCCGTGGGAGCATCATTATCGTCATTGCGCGGCGAGCGGTTCATTGCCGGGAGTGTAACACGGACACATCGCCGCGTGCGAGCGAAGTAGTCTAGGTCACGTGACGCACGACTTCGCGCCCAGGCGCAGCGACTTGACGTTCGCGATCGACACGGCCCGCGCGGCGGGCGACCTCGTCATGAACCACCGACGGCGCGGCTTCGACGTCGAGCGCAAATCCGACGTGCCCGACGACTTCGTGACGATCGCCGACCGTGAAGCGTCCGAGCTCATCATCGAGCGCATTCGGCGTCACGCGCCCTTCGACGGCGTGCTCAGCGAGGAGATGGCCGACGACGAGACGCGCCTCGCGAAGCGGCGGGTGTGGATCGTCGACCCGATCGACGGCACGAAAGAGTTCGTGCACGGCTCGCCCGACTTCGCCGTCAGCATCGGCTTGACGGTGGACGGCGAGCCTCGCCTCGGCGTGGTGTACGCGCCCGCCACGGGCGACGTGTACGCGGGACTCGACGGCGTCGAGAAGAACGGGCGAACCGTGGGCTTCTCGAAACGGCCCGTGGAGGACGCCGTCATCGCCGTGTCCGCCACAGAGTACGAGCGGGAATTGACGGGCACGCCGCTTCGGGGCATGCGGCCGAGCGGATCGATCGCCTTGAAGCTCGCGAAGATCGCGGCGGGCGAGGCGGACGCGACGTTCACGATCAATCCGCGCAGCGAGTGGGACGTGTGCGCCGGACACGCCCTCGTGGCGGCGGCGGGCGGTTCGTACACCTTTCGTGACGGCGCGGCCATCGGCTACAACGCGCCCGACCCGGCGCTTCGGCGCGGAACGATCGGCGGTCGCGGCGACGTCGTCGCGTGGCTCGCGCGCGAGCTCGACCGATTGGCAGTCGCGCAGCAGCATCTGTTCGTGCGAGAAGGCGAGGCGGCGTTCGCGCTCTTGCCGCCCGAACTTCGCGGGCACCCCAGCGTGCACGTCCGAACGGCGGGACGCGCCTTGGAATCCGCCGTGGCGCTCGAACGGCGCGGCGAGGCGTACCGAGTCGCGTACGCCGACGGCCCCGCGCGCGGCGTGTCGTTCATCATGCGCAACTTGCGGCGCTCGCTGAGCATTCCCGACGCGCCGAACTTCAGCGAATCGACCACGTCAGACGCGACGGAGTGACGCTTTCTTGGCGCGCCAACAAGGTCGTTCCGACGAGACGGTACGTCGAGCGCTCGACGTTCCAGCCTGAGCGTAGGTCGAGCGCGTACTCGACGCGCGTTCCGTCCGCGCAGGACTTGCCGCCTCGTACGGTCGTGTCGTTCGTCACGAAGACGTACACGTACTCCTCGGAGGTGCCCCACGTCACGCGGCGCGTGGACAACGTCGTCGGCACGTCGCCGCCCCACGCGCGAAGCGCGGCGATCTCGACCGACCGAACACCCGGATTCCCGACGTGAACGTCGCCCTCGCACTCCGGATCGGGCACGAGCCACTCGGGACGATGCGTCGCGACGCCGCGCGGCAACGGCAACGAGAATCGTCCGTCGGCGTCCACCGAGGCGGGCTCCACGATCGGCGCGTCCTCGTCGAGTCCGACGAACCGTGGAAGCGGACCGGTCGTCACGACGCGCCCCGCGATGTGCGTCAAGGCGGGCTGCTCGTCGAGACCGAACGACCGGCAAGCGGCGAGGAGCAGAGGCAAACCGAGCAGGACGAGCCACGAAGCGTTCTTCATGCGCTCAGGGTGCTTCGCGCTTCGTGGCACGCCGATGACAAGCCCGAACGGATGCTGGCAACGGATGCTGGCAACGGATGCTGGCGGCGCCCACGATCTTCACGCTCGGTCAACGTGCGCAAGGCGGAGCCACCCGTAGACTCAGGCGTGCCGACGAAGACGTCCTTTTGGGACGACCGCGTGCAGGTGTCCCGAAAGGACGCCGCGCGCGCCCACGTCGGCATGGGCCTCGTGTGGACGTGGGCGTGCCTGCTGAGCGAGCCGTGGGTGGAGCGCGCTCCGAGGCGCGTGGTACACGCGCTGCTGCGAGGCGGCTCGAAGGCGCTGCTGCGGCACCTCGGCGTGCGCCTCGACGTGCACGGCGCCGAGCACATCGCGCGAGGCCAACGATACGTCGTCGTATCGCTGCACGAAGGGCTCGTGGACGTGCCCGCCCTGTTGCACTTGCCGTTGCCGCTGAGATTCGTCGCGCGCGACGAGCTGTTCGGCTGGCCCCTGCTCGGCGCGGCCTTGAAGCGCACGAAGCAAATCGAAGTGCGCCCCGAGGACGGCGCGCGGGCGTACCGTACGCTGCTGCGCCACGCCCGAGACGTGTTCGCCGAAGGCGAAAGCGTCGCGATCTTCGCGCAAGGCACCATCCTCGGCTTGGAGTCGGACTTTCAAGGCGGCGCGTTCCACCTCGCGCGGGCGCTCGACAAGCCCATCTTGCCCGTCGCCTTGAGCGGCTCTCACCGCGTGTGGGAGCATCCGTACACGCCGACGGTGCGGTACGGCGAGCGCGTCTCCGTGCGCGTCCTGCCGCCGATTTCCGTGGAGGACGTGCGCGGCGTGCCGCTCGACGAGTTGCGCGTGCGCACGCGGCGGCAATTGAAGGCCGCCGCCCTCACTGTCGGCGGGGCCGCGCCGCGCCGCTTCGATCCCGAGCGGGACGGGTGGTGGGACGGCTACAAGTACGACATCGATCCGGATTTTCCCGATTTGTTCGGTCGCGTTCGCGCGCACCGAGAAGGAGCTCCCCGTGAAACACCTGCTGGTCCTGACGGCCCTGCTGGCCACGCCCGCGCTCGCACAGACGCGCACGGTCGACCGCGACTTCGCCCGCATGACGTGGAGTGACGTGCTGCGAGAAGCGCGCGGTCAGACCGTCAACTTCTACATGTGGGGCGGCAGCGACAACATCAACCGCTACGTCGACCGAGTCGTCGCGCCCGAACTCAAGAAGCTCGGCGTGACGCTGCGCCGCGTGCCCCTCACGGACACCGTGCAAGCCGTCAACCGCGTTCTCGGAGAAAAGCAGGCGGGCCGCGACACCAACGGTACGGTGGACCTCGTTTGGATCAACGGCGAGAACTTCAAGACCGCCAAGTCCGCTCGGCTGCTGTTCACGACGTGGGCGGAGCGCTTGCCGAACGCGAAGTACGTGGATTGGCAGAATCCGGCGGTGCGCAACGACTTCGGCGAGCCGGTGAGCGGCGCGGAAAGTCCGTGGGGGTCCACGCAGTGGCAGTACGTGTACGACTCGGCCCGAGTGAAAGCGGCCGACTTGCCGAAGTCCTTTCGCTCGCTCGCCGCTTGGGCGAAGAAGCACCCGGGCCGCTTCACGTTCGTCGCGCCGCCCGCCTTCTACGGCAACCGCTTTTTGCGACAAGCCTTGTTCGAACTCGCCGGGGGCGCCAAGCAATTCCAAGGCCCGTTCGACGAGCAGCGGTGGCGCGCGACGTCACCGCTGCTGTGGCGCTACCTGCGAGACCTCAAGCCGAACCTTTGGCGTGGCGGCGCGACCTTTCCCGCCGACATCGCGCAGCAATACCAACTGCTTTCCAACGGCGAGGTGGACTTCGCGTTCGTGCAGAACATCGCGGGCATCGCCGCCGAAGTCGAGAGCGGCCAGCTTCCGAAGTCGGCGCGCGTGTACCTGTTCGACGCGGGCACCGTCGCCGACTTCCACTACGTCGCCATTCCGTACAACTCGGCGAGAAAGGCGGGCGCGATGGTCCTCGCCAACGTGCTGCTGGAGCCCGAGTTGCAACTGCGAAAACTTTCCGGCGGCGTGTGGGGCGACGGGCTCGCCGTCGATCCCACCAAGGTGGGCGGCCGCTTCCCCGAGCGCGTGAAGGCCGCGTTGAACGTCGGGCCGTACACGCTCGATCCCGCCTTGCTCGCCCGGAACTCCTTCGGAGACGTCGCCGCCGAGTACGACAAGCGCGTGCAGGACGGCTGGAAGAGCTTGCGGTGACCGACCTCCGTCCAGGCTCGCCTGCTTCGCTCTCGGAGGCGCGGCGTTGACGCGAGCGAGGCACTCGTTCGAGCGGTGGGGCGCGCTTCCCGCCTTGCTGGTGTGCGGCGGTCTGTTCGGCGGGGGGCTGGCCCTCGCGTTCGCGCAAAGCTTGGGCTACTTGCCGTTCGCGGGCCGAACGCGCGTCGGCGTGGACGCGTACCGCGCGCTGCTCGGCTCGAGCGAGTTTTGGGCGTCGCTTCGGCTCACCTTGGTCGTCGCGCTCGCGTCGACGCTGCTGTCGGGCGTATTCGGCGTGCTGCTGGCGCTTCTCGTGCGTCGGCGCGGCGGGCGCTTCGCGCTCGGCGTGACCTTGCCGATTCCGCACGTCGTGTTCGCGGTCGTCGTGCTGCTCGCCTTCTCGCAAAGCGGGCTGTTGTCGAGGGCCACGCACGCCTTGGGGTGGACGAACGGGCCCGCCGACTTCCCCGTGCTCACGAACGACCCGCTCGGGCTGGGAATGATCGTGCACCTCGTCTTGAAGGAGTCGGCGTTCGTCGGCGTGACCGTGCTGGGCGCGCTCGCGCGGCTCGATCCCGCGTTCGAGGACGCCGCCGCCACCCTCGGCGCGACCTCTTGGCAGCGCGTTTCGCGCGTCACGCTGCCGCTCGTGGCGCCGACCGTCGCGGGCGCGCTCGTGCTGGTGTTCGCGTTCGCGTGCGCGACGTACGAGGTGCCGTACGTGCTGGGCGCGACCTTCCCTGGGACGCTCAGCGTTCTCGCCGTGCGCGCCTTCGGCGACGTGGACCTCGGCGCGCGCTCGACCGCAATGGCGATCTCCGTTCTCATCGCCGCGTCGCTGCTGCCGCTCGTCGTCGTGTACGCGCGGGCCACGAGGAAGCGGCCGTGAAAGTCGCGCTCGGCGCGGCGGGACTCTCGCCGCTCGCGGCGCTGCTCGTGTGGTCGTTCGCGCGGCGCTGGTACTACCCGGACGTGCTGCCCGGCGAGTGGGCCACCTCGGCTTGGGCGCGACTGCTCGACCCGGCGACGCGCGTGGCGGCGGCGGCGGCGAGCAGCGTGCTCGTCGCGGGCGGAGCGGCCCTGCTCGGCGTGCTGATCGCGCTGCCCGCCGCGCGGGTGCTCGCGAAGTCGACGTTTCGAGGCCGAACGATCCTGCTCGGCGTGCTGCTCGCGCCGCTTCTGCTGCCGAGCTTCGCGGGCGTGTTCGGCGTGCACGTCGTGTTCGTGCGGCTCGGACTCACGGACACGCTCGTCGGCGTGATCGCCGCGCATCTCGTTCCCGTCGTGCCGTACGCGGTCGTGCTGCTCACGGGGACGTGGCGCGAGTACGACGAGCGGCTCGAGGAAGGCGCGCGGATGCTCGGCGCGACGAGATGGCACGCCCTCGTGCTCGTCACGCTGCCCGCCCTTCGGCCCGGCTTGCTCGTCGCGCTGCTCTTCGCGTTCCTCGTGTCGTGGAGCGAGTACCTGCTCACCTTGCTGATCGGCGGAGCGAGCGTCCTCACGCTGCCGGTCGTGCTGCTCGCGAGCGCGTCGGGCGGTGACACGGCCCTCACGGCGGCCCTGGCGGTCGTGTACACCGTGCCGCCCTTGGCCGCGTACGCGCTGACGGCGAAAAACGTGCGAAGCTGGCGAGCGTGAGTTCGCTGGAATTGACGAACGTCAGCAAGTCGTTCGGACCCACGTCGATTTTGAGGAACGTGACGCTCGGCGTCCGAAGCGGCGAACGCTTCGTGCTGCTCGGCGCGTCGGGAAGCGGCAAGACGACGCTGCTGAGAATCGTCGCGGGCTTGGAGACGCCCGACGCGGGCGACGTCCGCCTCGACGGAGCGAGCGTCACGCGCGTGCCACCCGAACGGCGAGACGTGGGCCTCGTCTTTCAGCGTCCCTTGCTCTTTCCGCACCTCAGCGTGGGCGGGAATCTCGCGTTCGGCCTCAAGCTGCGCGGCGAGGCGAAGCGCGACATCGACCGCAAGGTCGCCGAGATGCTCGACCTCGTCAACCTCGAAGGCTTCCAGAACCGACGTCCGCACCAACTCAGCGGCGGACAGGAAAGCCGCGTGGCGCTCGCGCGCGCCCTCGTCACGTCGCCGCGCGTCCTGCTGCTCGACGAGCCGTTCAGCGCCCTCGACACGACCTTGCGCGCCGAGATGCGAAGCGTCGTGAAAGACTTGCAAGAACGCCTCGGCACGACCATCGTCCTCGTGACGCACGACCTCGAAGACGCCCTCGCCCTCGGGCGCAGGCTCGGCCTGCTGCACGAAGGACGCCTGCTGCAAGTCGGCGAGCCGAGAAGCTTCTACGACGCGCCCGCCACGCTCGACGTCGCGCGCTACATGGGCGGCGCGAACTTCCTCGAGGGCGAACAGGAAGGGCGGCGGGTGCGAACGAGCCTCGGCGTCCTGACCGCCAACGTCGAGCGTCGCGGAAAGGTCGTCGTCACGATTCGGCCCGAAGCGATTCGCTTCGGGCCCGGCCCCGAGAACACCGTCGAGGGAATTGTCTCGAACGCCGAGTACGGCGGCACCTTCATCCGCCACGAACTGCGCGTCGGCGACACCACGCTCGTGCGGCACGCTCCGCCGCACGAAACGCACGCGCTCGGCGAGCGAATCGTCGTGCACGTGCCCGTCGTCGCGTGCTGGACGGTTCCCGCCGAAACGACGACGTGAGGACGCGCGGTCGGGCGTCGTCCGCCAAAGTGCCGATGTGACGACGCTTCGACGCGCGCTACGTTCGCTGCATGAGCACCTTCAGCGGAGAGCGCCGCAGCATCGCCATCGCCGACGTTCCGCGAACGCGTCGCAACCTCGCCGCCGACCTCGCCGACCTCGGCGTTCGGGCGGGCATGACCGTCCTCGTCCACTCCAGCTTGAGCGCCCTGGGCTGGGTGGCCGGGGGACCCGTCGCCGTCATCCAAGCGTTGCAGGACGTCGTCACGCCGAGCGGCACGATCGTCATGCCCGCCTACTCCGGCGACCTCTCCGATCCCGCCCACTGGCGCAACCCCCCCGTGCCCGAAGCGTGGTGGCCCATCATCCGCGAGGAGACCTCGGCGTACGACCCGCACCTCACGCCCGTGCGAGGCGTCGGGCGCATCCCCGAACTCTTCCGCTCCTTTCCCGGCGTCTCGAGAAGCAGCCATCCCACCGGATCGCTCGCCGCGTGGGGACGCCACGCCCGCTTCGTCACCGAGCACCACTCGCTGGAAGACTCCATGGGCGAAGGCTCGCCGTTCGCGCGCGTGTACGACCTCGACGGGCACGTTCTGCTGCTCGGCACGGACCGCAACTCCAGCCTTCACCTCGCCGAGCACCGAGCCGGAATTCGCGAACGGCAACGGCAAGGCGCGCCGATCATCGAGAACGGCGTGCGGATGTGGAAGGAGTACTGGGATCTCGCGTACGACGACGAGGACTTCCCGCCCGTCAAGGCGGCGTTCGATCGGACGGGGCGGGTGACGTTCGGGCAGGTGGGGTCGGCGGCGTGTCGACTCATGAGGCAGCGAGAGGTGGTGGATTTCGCCGTGGAGTGGTTCAAGGAGAAGTCGGGTGGGGTGGAAGGGAGTTGAAGGGTGATGGGGGCCGAACGATGGTTCGTGAGCTTGTGAGGGCCGGTCCCCATCCCCCAACCCGCGCTTCGCAAGCCTGCGGCCTCCTACCCCCGCCGGGCTCGGAGGGCTTGACGTTGCACCGGGCAGGTCGGAGGTCAGCAACCTCGCCAAAGAGGCGTTGCCTGATCGATGTTCGGCCACCCTGCGCGCCCCGCCTGCTTCCGAATCTGTTGTGTCCCAAGGTGGCGGGCAGAAACGACCTCGCCCTTATCGTTCGCGAGTGCCAAGGATGGTAACCGTTTCTCGACGACTCCCGGCCCGTTGCTTTCAAGCTTCCCCAACCCTCCTCGGCCATTCCACACATTGACCTCCCCGAACAACCGTTCTACACTGACCGACATGATCAGCTCTGCGCTTCAACGTCGGGGAGTTCGCGGCTAACCAGCATTGGCACGCGACGCTCCCCGGCTTGTTTTGAAGCCGGGGCTTTCTTTTTGCTTCGAGGAGACACCATGACGACGAACGCCAGTACCGAACAGCAAGGCCGATCGACCCGCTACAATCCGCACTCCTTCGAGCCGAAGTGGCAAAAAGCGTGGGAGGAGCAAGGCTTGTACACGTTCGACGAAGCGTCGAGCAAGCCGAAATTCTACGCGTTGACGATGTTTCCGTACCCGAGCGGGAATCTGCACATCGGCCACTGGTACGCGTACTGCGTGCCCGACGCTCGCGCGCGTTGGTTGCGCATGCGCGGATACGAGGTGTTGTTCCCGATGGGCTTCGACGCGTTCGGCCTGCCCGCCGAGAACGCGGCGATCAAGCGCGGCATCGATCCGCGCGTGTGGACGCACGAAAACATCGCGTACATGCGCACGCAGTTCAAGCGCATGGGAACGATGATCGACTGGTCGCGGGAATTCGCGACGTGCGATCCGGAGTACTACCGGTGGAACCAGTGGTTCTTCGTTCAGTTCTTCAAACGCGGCTTGGCGTACAAGAAGGAGTCGTTCGTGAACTGGGACCCGGTCGATCAGACGGTCTTGGCCAACGAGCAGGTCGTCGACGGTCGCGGTGAACGGTCGGGCGCGCTGGTCGAGCGTCGCCTGATGAGCCAGTGGCACTTCAAGATCACGCAGTACGCCGAGGAGTTGCTGGACTTCGGCGCGACGGACATGCCCGAACGCGTGCGCCTGATGCAGACGAACTGGATCGGGAAGTCGGTCGGAGCGGAAATCGACTTCGACACGCCCGTCGGGCTGGAAACGGTCTTCTCGACGCGGCCCGACACCTTGCTGGGCGCGACGTTCCTGGTGTTGGCGCCCGAACACCCCAAGGTGAAGGCCTTGACGACCGACGAGCAACGCGCCGAGGTGGAAGCGTACGTCGAGGCGGCCGGAAAGATGAGCGAGATCGACCGTCAAGCCGAGGGGCGCGAGAAGACGGGCGTGTTCACGGGAAGCTTCGCGACGCACCCCGTGACGCGGCATCAAATCCCGATTTGGATCGCCGACTACGTGCTGGTCACGTATGGCACGGGCTCGATCATGGCGGTGCCGGGACACGACGTGCGCGACTTCGAGTTCGCGACGAAGTTCGGCTTGGAGATCCGGGAAGTCGTGCGTCCCGAGGGAGGCGAGCCGTTCGTGCCCTCGACGGCCGAAGAGGTGTTCACGGGCGACGGCATCATCGTGAACTCGGGTCCCCTGGACGGCATGCGGGGCGGCAAGGCGTTCATCGGGCCGGTCATCGAGACGTTGGCGGCGTCGGGCGTCGCTCGGGCGAAGACGACGTACCGTTTGCGTGACTGGCTGGTGAGTCGACAACGGTATTGGGGCACGCCCATTCCGATCGTGTACTGCCCGTCGTGCGGAACCGTGCCCGTTCCGGAAGATCAACTGCCGATTCCGCTGCCGTCGGACGTCGAGTTCCTGCCGACCGGGCAAAGCCCACTGAAGCTGCACGCGACGTGGAAGAACACCACGTGCCCGAAGTGCGGCGGCGCGGCGGAACGCGACACGGACACGATGGACACCTTCGTGGATTCCAGTTGGTACATGTACCGCTTCGCGTCGCCACACTTCGAGGAGGGCCCCTGGAACGCGGCGAAGGCCGAACCGCTGATGCCGATCGACTTGTACACGGGCGGCATCGAACACGCGATTTTGCACTTGCTGTACAGCCGCTTTTGGACGAAGGCGGCGCGCGACATCGGCTTGACGTCGAGTTCCGAGCCGTTCGCCGCGCTGCGCAACCAAGGCATCATCTTGGGCGAG
This DNA window, taken from Deinococcus yavapaiensis KR-236, encodes the following:
- the leuS gene encoding leucine--tRNA ligase; translated protein: MTTNASTEQQGRSTRYNPHSFEPKWQKAWEEQGLYTFDEASSKPKFYALTMFPYPSGNLHIGHWYAYCVPDARARWLRMRGYEVLFPMGFDAFGLPAENAAIKRGIDPRVWTHENIAYMRTQFKRMGTMIDWSREFATCDPEYYRWNQWFFVQFFKRGLAYKKESFVNWDPVDQTVLANEQVVDGRGERSGALVERRLMSQWHFKITQYAEELLDFGATDMPERVRLMQTNWIGKSVGAEIDFDTPVGLETVFSTRPDTLLGATFLVLAPEHPKVKALTTDEQRAEVEAYVEAAGKMSEIDRQAEGREKTGVFTGSFATHPVTRHQIPIWIADYVLVTYGTGSIMAVPGHDVRDFEFATKFGLEIREVVRPEGGEPFVPSTAEEVFTGDGIIVNSGPLDGMRGGKAFIGPVIETLAASGVARAKTTYRLRDWLVSRQRYWGTPIPIVYCPSCGTVPVPEDQLPIPLPSDVEFLPTGQSPLKLHATWKNTTCPKCGGAAERDTDTMDTFVDSSWYMYRFASPHFEEGPWNAAKAEPLMPIDLYTGGIEHAILHLLYSRFWTKAARDIGLTSSSEPFAALRNQGIILGEDNEKMSKSRGNVVDPDDLVREYGADTVRTYLAFIAPWELGGPWNASGINGPAKWLGRVWSLYFDDVQGPSENVSEAEVRFAVHATLRKVTGDFERLSFNTIVAALMELTNTLVKAKRSPVFGTEAWSEALTLFNLMLAPMTPHVAEEIWHQTGREGSVHVQAWPSVDESALVRNTMTIVVQVNGKLRANVEVPSDASKDDVIAVAKRDENVAKFVEGKEVFKEIYVPNKLVNLVIR
- a CDS encoding ABC transporter ATP-binding protein — encoded protein: MSSLELTNVSKSFGPTSILRNVTLGVRSGERFVLLGASGSGKTTLLRIVAGLETPDAGDVRLDGASVTRVPPERRDVGLVFQRPLLFPHLSVGGNLAFGLKLRGEAKRDIDRKVAEMLDLVNLEGFQNRRPHQLSGGQESRVALARALVTSPRVLLLDEPFSALDTTLRAEMRSVVKDLQERLGTTIVLVTHDLEDALALGRRLGLLHEGRLLQVGEPRSFYDAPATLDVARYMGGANFLEGEQEGRRVRTSLGVLTANVERRGKVVVTIRPEAIRFGPGPENTVEGIVSNAEYGGTFIRHELRVGDTTLVRHAPPHETHALGERIVVHVPVVACWTVPAETTT
- a CDS encoding ABC transporter substrate-binding protein, giving the protein MKHLLVLTALLATPALAQTRTVDRDFARMTWSDVLREARGQTVNFYMWGGSDNINRYVDRVVAPELKKLGVTLRRVPLTDTVQAVNRVLGEKQAGRDTNGTVDLVWINGENFKTAKSARLLFTTWAERLPNAKYVDWQNPAVRNDFGEPVSGAESPWGSTQWQYVYDSARVKAADLPKSFRSLAAWAKKHPGRFTFVAPPAFYGNRFLRQALFELAGGAKQFQGPFDEQRWRATSPLLWRYLRDLKPNLWRGGATFPADIAQQYQLLSNGEVDFAFVQNIAGIAAEVESGQLPKSARVYLFDAGTVADFHYVAIPYNSARKAGAMVLANVLLEPELQLRKLSGGVWGDGLAVDPTKVGGRFPERVKAALNVGPYTLDPALLARNSFGDVAAEYDKRVQDGWKSLR
- the aspS gene encoding aspartate--tRNA(Asn) ligase: MTGSAIASRVLIKELPSHEGQQVKLRGFVYTRRDLGGVQFLLLRDRSGVAQVVLSKTHLPMPESSVEVIGKVVRQAKAPGGFEVQASNLHVLSEATEPPPVEMNKVEWHANPETLLDYRYVTVRGLKDRAALKVQATLVDAFRDYLSREGFTEIFTPKIVSAGAEGGANLFELDYFGERAYLAQSPQLYKQIMVGVFERVFETAPVYRAEEHATSRHLNEYLSLDVELGFIDSEEDVMDVEEALLRNVVERLEAQCQEEFDLFGASLPILGERFPRIPLMEARRIVTEKYGHQVGGKDLDPEAERLFSQYVLEEYGSDFVFVTKYPRTARPFYAFFEEDGFTRSFDLLFRGIEITSGGQRIHDLAMLKRSLSERGMSEAGFEGYLEVFKHGMPPHGGFAIGAERLTAKLLGIANVRFARAFPRDRHRLTP
- a CDS encoding aminoglycoside N(3)-acetyltransferase; the encoded protein is MSTFSGERRSIAIADVPRTRRNLAADLADLGVRAGMTVLVHSSLSALGWVAGGPVAVIQALQDVVTPSGTIVMPAYSGDLSDPAHWRNPPVPEAWWPIIREETSAYDPHLTPVRGVGRIPELFRSFPGVSRSSHPTGSLAAWGRHARFVTEHHSLEDSMGEGSPFARVYDLDGHVLLLGTDRNSSLHLAEHRAGIRERQRQGAPIIENGVRMWKEYWDLAYDDEDFPPVKAAFDRTGRVTFGQVGSAACRLMRQREVVDFAVEWFKEKSGGVEGS
- a CDS encoding lysophospholipid acyltransferase family protein; translation: MPTKTSFWDDRVQVSRKDAARAHVGMGLVWTWACLLSEPWVERAPRRVVHALLRGGSKALLRHLGVRLDVHGAEHIARGQRYVVVSLHEGLVDVPALLHLPLPLRFVARDELFGWPLLGAALKRTKQIEVRPEDGARAYRTLLRHARDVFAEGESVAIFAQGTILGLESDFQGGAFHLARALDKPILPVALSGSHRVWEHPYTPTVRYGERVSVRVLPPISVEDVRGVPLDELRVRTRRQLKAAALTVGGAAPRRFDPERDGWWDGYKYDIDPDFPDLFGRVRAHREGAPRETPAGPDGPAGHARARTDAHGRPRLRPHDVE
- a CDS encoding ABC transporter permease; the encoded protein is MTRARHSFERWGALPALLVCGGLFGGGLALAFAQSLGYLPFAGRTRVGVDAYRALLGSSEFWASLRLTLVVALASTLLSGVFGVLLALLVRRRGGRFALGVTLPIPHVVFAVVVLLAFSQSGLLSRATHALGWTNGPADFPVLTNDPLGLGMIVHLVLKESAFVGVTVLGALARLDPAFEDAAATLGATSWQRVSRVTLPLVAPTVAGALVLVFAFACATYEVPYVLGATFPGTLSVLAVRAFGDVDLGARSTAMAISVLIAASLLPLVVVYARATRKRP
- a CDS encoding 3'(2'),5'-bisphosphate nucleotidase CysQ, whose translation is MTHDFAPRRSDLTFAIDTARAAGDLVMNHRRRGFDVERKSDVPDDFVTIADREASELIIERIRRHAPFDGVLSEEMADDETRLAKRRVWIVDPIDGTKEFVHGSPDFAVSIGLTVDGEPRLGVVYAPATGDVYAGLDGVEKNGRTVGFSKRPVEDAVIAVSATEYERELTGTPLRGMRPSGSIALKLAKIAAGEADATFTINPRSEWDVCAGHALVAAAGGSYTFRDGAAIGYNAPDPALRRGTIGGRGDVVAWLARELDRLAVAQQHLFVREGEAAFALLPPELRGHPSVHVRTAGRALESAVALERRGEAYRVAYADGPARGVSFIMRNLRRSLSIPDAPNFSESTTSDATE
- a CDS encoding ABC transporter permease, whose translation is MKVALGAAGLSPLAALLVWSFARRWYYPDVLPGEWATSAWARLLDPATRVAAAAASSVLVAGGAALLGVLIALPAARVLAKSTFRGRTILLGVLLAPLLLPSFAGVFGVHVVFVRLGLTDTLVGVIAAHLVPVVPYAVVLLTGTWREYDERLEEGARMLGATRWHALVLVTLPALRPGLLVALLFAFLVSWSEYLLTLLIGGASVLTLPVVLLASASGGDTALTAALAVVYTVPPLAAYALTAKNVRSWRA